One region of Desertifilum tharense IPPAS B-1220 genomic DNA includes:
- the tgt gene encoding tRNA guanosine(34) transglycosylase Tgt: protein MATFTFQTQACCSQTRARAGVFSTPHGLVETPRFMPVGTLATVKGVTPDQLKATGAQMVLANTYHLHLQPGESLVAKAGGLHQFMRWDGPMLTDSGGFQVFSLSQLRTITDKGVTFRSPRDGRMIEITPERSIQIQNQLGADVIMAFDECPPYPATREEVEAATQRTYRWLERCIQAHQRSDQALFGIVQGGVFIDLRQKAAKDLVELDLPGYAIGGVSVGEPGELIDEIVRETAPFLPADKPRYLMGVGTYQEMVRAIASGIDLFDCVIPTRLARHGAVFVRGDRWNIKNNCFREDLAPLDAECPCYTCQNFSRAYLGHLWRCRELLVYTLLSIHNITELIRFTQKIRESILADRFTEEFGHWLN from the coding sequence TTGGCAACTTTTACCTTTCAGACTCAAGCTTGTTGCAGCCAAACTCGCGCCAGGGCTGGTGTTTTTTCGACTCCCCACGGGCTGGTAGAAACGCCGCGCTTTATGCCCGTAGGCACTTTAGCCACTGTTAAGGGGGTAACGCCCGATCAACTCAAGGCGACAGGGGCGCAGATGGTGTTAGCCAATACTTATCACCTGCACTTGCAACCGGGAGAATCTTTAGTCGCCAAAGCTGGGGGGTTGCATCAGTTTATGCGCTGGGATGGCCCGATGCTGACGGACTCTGGCGGCTTCCAGGTGTTCAGCCTCTCGCAGTTACGCACCATCACCGATAAAGGGGTAACGTTCCGTTCGCCTCGCGATGGGCGGATGATTGAGATTACCCCAGAACGGTCAATTCAAATTCAAAACCAGTTGGGTGCAGATGTGATTATGGCGTTTGATGAATGCCCCCCGTATCCCGCTACGCGAGAGGAGGTGGAGGCGGCTACACAACGCACCTATCGCTGGCTAGAACGCTGCATTCAAGCCCATCAACGCTCAGATCAAGCCTTATTTGGAATTGTGCAAGGTGGGGTGTTTATCGATTTGCGCCAAAAAGCGGCGAAAGATTTGGTGGAACTCGATTTACCCGGTTATGCCATTGGTGGGGTTAGCGTTGGGGAACCGGGTGAATTAATTGATGAAATTGTCCGAGAAACCGCGCCCTTCTTACCCGCCGACAAACCGCGCTACCTGATGGGGGTAGGAACGTACCAAGAGATGGTCAGAGCGATCGCCTCTGGGATAGATTTATTTGATTGCGTGATTCCCACTCGTCTCGCCCGACATGGGGCCGTTTTTGTGCGGGGCGATCGCTGGAATATTAAGAATAACTGTTTCCGCGAAGATTTAGCGCCCCTGGATGCAGAATGCCCCTGTTATACCTGTCAAAATTTCTCTCGCGCCTATCTCGGTCATTTGTGGCGCTGTCGCGAATTGCTGGTGTATACCTTACTTTCGATTCACAATATCACCGAACTCATTCGCTTTACCCAAAAGATCCGCGAGAGCATCTTAGCAGACCGCTTTACCGAAGAGTTTGGACATTGGCTTAATTAA
- a CDS encoding prohibitin family protein, whose product MKAQSQLNLPTIILGIFAALVLLIGLNSFIIINPGQAGVLSILGKARDGALLEGLHFKPPLVSNVDVYDVTVQKFEVPAQSSTKDLQDLSASFAINFRLDPLQVVKIRREQGTLQNIVSKVIAPQTQEAFKIAAARRTVEEAITKREELKDDFDLALGERLDKYGILVLDTSVVDLAFSPEFARAVEEKQIAEQQAQRAVYVAREAEQQALAEVNRAKGKAEAQRLLAETLKAQGGNLVLQKEAIEAWRLGGAQMPKVLVMGGNSQNNVPFLFNLGDLSDSELPQPVAKR is encoded by the coding sequence TTGAAAGCTCAATCTCAGCTCAACCTGCCAACGATTATTTTAGGAATTTTTGCCGCGCTTGTGCTGCTGATCGGGTTGAATTCGTTTATTATTATCAATCCGGGTCAAGCAGGGGTCTTGAGTATTCTAGGCAAAGCCAGAGATGGCGCGCTTTTGGAGGGGTTGCACTTTAAGCCCCCTTTAGTCTCAAATGTCGATGTTTATGATGTGACGGTGCAGAAGTTTGAGGTTCCGGCCCAAAGTTCCACCAAGGACTTGCAAGATCTCTCAGCCAGTTTTGCGATTAACTTTCGTCTAGACCCGTTACAGGTGGTGAAAATTCGCCGCGAACAGGGGACGCTACAAAATATCGTCTCTAAGGTGATTGCACCCCAAACTCAAGAAGCGTTTAAGATTGCTGCGGCCCGACGCACGGTAGAAGAGGCAATCACCAAGCGCGAAGAGTTGAAGGACGATTTCGATCTAGCATTAGGCGAGCGCTTAGATAAGTATGGCATTTTGGTTCTCGATACAAGTGTTGTGGATTTAGCATTTTCTCCAGAATTTGCCAGGGCGGTGGAAGAGAAACAAATTGCCGAACAACAGGCCCAACGGGCGGTTTATGTGGCGCGAGAAGCCGAACAACAAGCTTTAGCAGAAGTCAACCGCGCTAAAGGGAAAGCGGAAGCGCAACGCCTGTTAGCCGAAACCCTGAAAGCCCAAGGTGGGAATCTCGTTCTGCAAAAAGAAGCCATTGAAGCTTGGCGCTTGGGGGGTGCCCAAATGCCCAAGGTGCTGGTAATGGGCGGCAATTCTCAGAATAATGTGCCGTTTTTGTTTAATTTGGGAGATTTGTCAGATTCGGAGTTGCCGCAACCTGTGGCAAAGCGCTAG
- a CDS encoding MFS transporter produces MPISKGLGAIATSPETPPKPAGTLSKPEIRSSLWASTVDGIFASVFSGVTGGVLLTNFLLELGASSIEIGLLSSIPMLVNFLQPVGAYIADRTTSRHWYTLSIFSASRLLWLVLIVSIGFFSWHSGASHALVQQTLLMILLTHILGALGSPSWVSWMAALVPHRLRGRYFGLRNSAANFTHLLCVPLFGFLVASWHGGTIQGYGVALSLAVVAGIISLCFQFVMADVNPQVPTQWEKGRSKADATPEKGSLKTLGRDRNFLIFLLYWGGWMFAVNLSAPFFNLYLLQDLHLDVRWVTIYSSLTAGANLLMLLIWGKLADRIGNRPLLVLVGAMVAIAPLLWILTGRDSISIWCWLPALNLLGGATWAAIDLCGNNIQMEISPTQGSSIYFAIAAAISGLGGAIGTTAGGFFVEFAHSGGLPALFALSAGVRLLALVPLFFIQEPKSRPLNRLFA; encoded by the coding sequence TTGCCAATCTCTAAGGGGCTAGGCGCGATCGCGACTTCCCCAGAAACCCCTCCAAAACCTGCTGGAACCCTCTCTAAACCAGAAATTCGTTCTAGTCTTTGGGCCTCAACCGTGGATGGGATCTTTGCCAGTGTCTTCTCTGGCGTCACGGGAGGGGTTTTATTAACCAATTTCTTATTAGAATTGGGCGCTAGCAGTATTGAAATTGGCTTACTGTCCTCGATCCCGATGCTGGTGAATTTCCTGCAACCCGTTGGGGCCTACATTGCGGATCGGACGACGAGTCGCCATTGGTATACGCTTTCAATTTTCAGCGCCTCTCGCCTGCTGTGGTTAGTCTTAATTGTCAGTATTGGCTTTTTTAGCTGGCATTCCGGCGCGTCTCACGCCCTGGTGCAACAGACGTTACTGATGATTCTGCTGACGCATATTCTCGGCGCGTTGGGGAGTCCCTCTTGGGTGAGTTGGATGGCGGCGCTTGTTCCCCATCGCCTGCGCGGGCGCTATTTTGGACTCCGCAACAGTGCGGCAAATTTCACCCATTTATTGTGCGTTCCTTTATTTGGCTTTCTCGTCGCCAGTTGGCACGGGGGAACCATTCAAGGGTATGGCGTCGCCCTGAGTTTAGCCGTAGTCGCTGGAATTATCAGCCTCTGCTTTCAATTTGTGATGGCTGATGTTAACCCCCAAGTCCCCACCCAATGGGAAAAAGGACGGTCGAAAGCTGACGCGACGCCGGAAAAAGGCAGTTTAAAAACCTTGGGGCGCGATCGCAATTTTCTGATCTTCCTCCTCTATTGGGGGGGATGGATGTTTGCGGTGAATTTAAGCGCGCCCTTCTTTAACCTCTATTTACTCCAAGATTTGCACCTCGATGTCCGCTGGGTCACAATTTACAGCAGCTTAACCGCCGGGGCCAACTTACTGATGTTATTGATTTGGGGTAAACTTGCAGACCGTATTGGCAACCGTCCCCTATTGGTACTAGTTGGGGCAATGGTAGCGATCGCGCCGCTATTGTGGATCTTAACCGGACGCGACTCCATCAGCATTTGGTGCTGGCTGCCCGCCTTAAACCTGTTGGGAGGCGCAACCTGGGCTGCCATCGACCTGTGCGGCAATAATATTCAAATGGAGATCTCCCCCACCCAAGGGTCTTCCATCTATTTTGCGATCGCCGCCGCCATCAGCGGGCTAGGCGGGGCGATAGGAACCACCGCCGGGGGCTTTTTTGTCGAATTTGCCCATTCAGGAGGTTTACCCGCCTTATTCGCCCTCTCCGCAGGCGTTCGCCTCCTGGCCCTGGTGCCCCTGTTCTTCATTCAAGAACCCAAAAGTCGCCCGCTAAACCGCCTGTTTGCCTAG
- a CDS encoding glycosyltransferase family 4 protein, with amino-acid sequence MRIAQIAPLWERVPPFRYGGVELIVSLLTEELVKRGHEVTLFASGDSLTHGQLHSVHDRALRLDENIKEHGLYEQMLLSQLYQNANEFDIIHSHVGCAALPYSGFVKTPTVHTTHGIFTPDNEKMFRQFARQPYISISNAQRESKLGLNYIKTVYNGIELEAYPFISQPSHSPYLAFVGRISPEKGPELAIQMARSLQLPLKMAGKVDPVDRNYYREVIQPLIDGEQIQYLGEVSHQEKAELLGNAALTLFPITWREPFGLVMIESMATGTPVVAMGLGSVPEVIAHGETGMVCHTLEEMIAAVPAAMKLSRQGCRDYVARRFSVRTMVNGYEEAYQQLIAKRYESDGIATSVLKSRTL; translated from the coding sequence ATGAGAATTGCTCAAATTGCCCCGCTTTGGGAACGCGTCCCCCCCTTTCGTTATGGGGGAGTTGAACTGATTGTCAGCCTCTTGACCGAAGAACTAGTCAAACGCGGCCATGAAGTCACCTTATTTGCATCGGGAGACTCTTTGACCCACGGGCAACTGCACTCGGTTCACGATCGCGCCCTTAGACTGGATGAAAATATCAAAGAGCATGGCTTATACGAGCAAATGTTGCTGTCCCAACTCTATCAAAATGCCAATGAGTTTGATATTATTCACTCCCATGTAGGTTGTGCGGCTCTGCCCTATAGCGGTTTTGTGAAAACCCCAACCGTTCATACCACCCACGGAATTTTTACGCCGGATAATGAGAAAATGTTCCGGCAATTTGCCCGCCAACCTTATATCAGCATTAGCAACGCTCAACGCGAGTCAAAATTGGGCTTAAATTATATCAAAACCGTCTATAACGGCATTGAGTTAGAAGCTTATCCCTTTATCTCCCAACCCTCTCATTCCCCTTATTTAGCCTTCGTTGGGCGCATTTCCCCCGAAAAAGGCCCAGAACTTGCCATTCAGATGGCGCGATCGCTCCAGTTACCCTTAAAGATGGCCGGAAAAGTCGATCCTGTCGATCGCAACTACTACCGCGAAGTCATTCAACCCTTAATTGACGGCGAACAAATCCAATACTTAGGAGAAGTCTCCCATCAGGAGAAAGCCGAGTTATTGGGAAATGCCGCCCTCACCCTGTTCCCCATCACCTGGCGCGAACCTTTTGGGTTAGTGATGATTGAATCGATGGCGACAGGCACCCCCGTCGTCGCAATGGGGTTAGGATCGGTACCTGAAGTCATTGCTCATGGCGAAACCGGGATGGTTTGCCACACCCTTGAGGAAATGATTGCAGCCGTTCCCGCCGCGATGAAACTCAGCCGCCAAGGTTGTCGAGACTATGTAGCGCGTCGCTTTAGCGTCCGGACAATGGTCAATGGTTACGAGGAAGCCTACCAACAACTGATCGCCAAGCGGTACGAGTCCGATGGTATTGCTACCTCAGTTCTTAAATCTCGCACGCTATAA
- a CDS encoding DMT family transporter: protein MIYLGELAALFAAFLWAASSVAFRYIGRSVSPLHLNFTKGAVAIALIGLTLALQQDWTPGGNWRAIALLLIGGALGIGIGDTFFLSAINTIGPRRTLILEALSPPLAATLAFVFLQEQLDWESLFGILLTVAGVIWVVSEGMAQPLPQTSSPLRGIGFGLLSALGQASGAVLSRAALSTTTISPLWSSLFRLLAGLAAIALILLFQQPQQNGFKPLYSPERSHSGKSLLGTIALTAFFSTFLGIWLQQTAFKYAKVGVAQSLLATSPLFAILLARVSGERVSLRAILGAAIAIVGILLLFND, encoded by the coding sequence GTGATTTATCTTGGGGAATTGGCGGCCTTATTCGCCGCTTTTTTATGGGCTGCATCTTCCGTGGCGTTTCGCTATATTGGTCGCTCCGTCTCGCCATTGCACCTGAATTTCACCAAGGGGGCCGTCGCGATCGCCCTCATTGGCCTGACCCTAGCCTTACAGCAAGACTGGACGCCGGGGGGAAACTGGAGAGCGATCGCCCTCCTCCTGATCGGCGGCGCGTTAGGGATCGGTATTGGCGATACCTTCTTCTTATCCGCCATTAACACCATCGGGCCGCGCCGCACCCTGATTTTAGAAGCCCTTTCTCCCCCCCTGGCGGCTACCTTAGCCTTCGTATTTTTGCAAGAACAACTCGACTGGGAGAGCCTTTTCGGAATTCTCCTCACCGTTGCGGGCGTGATTTGGGTGGTTAGCGAAGGCATGGCTCAACCCCTTCCCCAAACCAGCTCCCCCCTACGCGGGATTGGTTTTGGCTTGCTCTCCGCCCTGGGACAAGCCAGTGGTGCCGTTCTCTCGCGAGCGGCGCTATCGACGACCACCATTAGCCCATTATGGAGTAGTTTATTCCGCCTGCTGGCAGGACTCGCCGCGATCGCCCTGATTTTACTTTTCCAGCAGCCGCAGCAAAACGGATTTAAACCCCTATATTCTCCAGAGCGATCGCACAGCGGGAAATCCTTACTCGGCACCATCGCCTTAACCGCATTTTTTAGCACCTTTCTGGGGATTTGGTTGCAGCAAACCGCCTTTAAGTATGCCAAGGTGGGTGTTGCTCAATCGCTATTAGCAACCAGTCCTCTATTTGCGATTCTGCTAGCAAGGGTCAGCGGCGAACGGGTCAGTTTGCGAGCCATTTTAGGAGCCGCGATCGCGATCGTTGGAATTTTACTTCTGTTTAACGATTAA
- a CDS encoding cupin domain-containing protein, which produces MSLKKQLQISSLECIRPTAGVEICPLDRVVQSGNTIVEPPLLSHETTLVTIAPGTVEDLFVHHYQTDQLLVVQGSVVLVALLDRQYQYILLRGEQPTLVKIPPGVPHGAINLSQKACVAINSILRHGPVCDRDYRPVKKPFPYELSLVRELLTGLSIK; this is translated from the coding sequence ATGAGTCTTAAAAAACAACTTCAAATCTCTTCCTTAGAGTGCATCCGTCCGACTGCTGGTGTGGAGATTTGTCCGCTCGATCGCGTGGTTCAATCCGGAAATACAATCGTCGAGCCGCCGTTGTTAAGCCACGAAACAACATTAGTTACCATTGCTCCTGGAACAGTTGAAGACTTGTTTGTCCATCATTATCAAACCGATCAACTCCTCGTGGTTCAAGGAAGCGTTGTCTTAGTCGCCTTACTCGACCGTCAGTATCAATATATACTTCTGCGGGGCGAACAACCCACCCTGGTTAAAATTCCCCCTGGCGTCCCGCACGGCGCGATTAACCTCAGTCAGAAAGCTTGCGTCGCTATCAACTCAATTCTACGTCACGGCCCAGTTTGCGATCGCGATTACCGCCCGGTTAAGAAACCCTTCCCCTACGAACTCTCCTTAGTGCGAGAACTCCTGACAGGACTAAGCATTAAATAG
- a CDS encoding RNA-binding protein: MSIYVGNLSYQVTPEDLTAVFAEYGTVKRVQIPMDRETGRMRGFGFVEMGSDAEEDAAIEALDGAEWMGRDLKVNKARPRENNNRAGTNNRRGGSFSRRY; encoded by the coding sequence ATGTCCATTTACGTTGGTAATTTATCCTACCAAGTTACCCCAGAGGATTTGACCGCTGTTTTTGCAGAGTATGGAACGGTAAAACGCGTGCAGATCCCGATGGATCGAGAAACGGGTCGGATGCGTGGCTTTGGTTTTGTTGAAATGGGTTCCGATGCTGAAGAGGATGCAGCAATTGAAGCTCTCGATGGTGCAGAATGGATGGGCCGCGACTTAAAGGTCAATAAAGCTCGACCCCGCGAAAATAACAACCGAGCAGGTACAAATAATCGCAGAGGCGGCTCTTTTTCCAGACGCTACTAA
- a CDS encoding RNA-binding S4 domain-containing protein codes for MDDTTIKLDQFLKWKGLVDTGGQAKLAIQDGEVRVNGVIETRRGRKLVAGDRVTIGNQTFRVEL; via the coding sequence ATGGACGATACCACAATTAAGCTCGATCAGTTCCTCAAATGGAAAGGACTCGTGGATACCGGAGGTCAAGCCAAACTCGCGATCCAAGATGGGGAAGTGCGCGTCAATGGCGTCATCGAAACCCGACGCGGACGCAAACTCGTTGCAGGCGATCGCGTTACCATTGGCAATCAGACCTTCCGCGTTGAACTATAG
- a CDS encoding histone deacetylase translates to MDLPIIYHPDYVAPLPEGHRFPMAKFRMLYEMLLAEGVVQPEQVYTPELPPRAWLERVHTPEYIEAYCTGTLDPKAQRRIGLPWSPALVNRTCIAVGGTILAAKLALQQGLACNTAGGTHHAFPSYGSGFCIFNDLAIASRVLQSLGWVKTILIVDLDVHQGDGTAWIFQNDPSTFTFSMHCEVNFPGTKQASDLDVPLPVGMDDDAYLQTLARYLPDLLAQVKPDLVLYDAGVDTHVGDALGKLALTDSGLFRREMQVLSTCVAAGYPVACAIGGGYAKDLNALVYRHSILHRAASQVYRHYHL, encoded by the coding sequence ATGGATTTGCCCATCATCTACCACCCCGACTATGTAGCACCTTTACCAGAGGGGCATCGTTTCCCGATGGCAAAGTTTAGGATGCTCTATGAGATGCTGCTAGCGGAGGGAGTCGTTCAACCCGAACAGGTTTATACTCCAGAACTGCCGCCAAGAGCATGGCTAGAACGGGTGCATACTCCAGAGTATATTGAGGCCTATTGTACGGGAACGCTAGATCCGAAGGCGCAGCGACGCATTGGTTTACCCTGGAGTCCGGCTTTAGTGAATCGGACTTGCATTGCAGTGGGGGGAACGATTCTGGCGGCAAAACTGGCTCTACAGCAGGGGTTAGCCTGCAATACCGCCGGGGGAACGCATCATGCATTTCCCAGTTATGGTTCGGGGTTTTGTATTTTTAACGATTTGGCGATCGCCTCTCGCGTTCTCCAATCCCTAGGATGGGTTAAAACAATCCTGATTGTAGATTTAGACGTGCATCAGGGGGATGGAACCGCCTGGATTTTCCAAAACGATCCCAGTACGTTTACCTTTTCGATGCACTGCGAGGTGAATTTTCCGGGAACCAAGCAAGCCAGCGATCTCGATGTCCCTCTTCCTGTGGGGATGGATGATGATGCCTATTTGCAAACCCTAGCACGCTATCTCCCCGATCTGCTCGCTCAGGTGAAGCCCGATTTGGTGTTATACGATGCGGGAGTGGATACCCATGTTGGCGATGCGTTGGGGAAGTTGGCGCTGACGGATAGCGGTTTGTTCCGGCGGGAAATGCAAGTGTTGAGTACCTGCGTAGCTGCCGGGTATCCGGTTGCCTGCGCGATTGGCGGTGGGTATGCTAAAGACTTGAATGCTTTAGTCTATCGCCATTCCATCTTGCACCGGGCCGCCAGCCAGGTGTATCGCCACTATCACCTATAG
- the grxC gene encoding glutaredoxin 3, with translation MFNFLNPLLGRHPERIKANVEIYTWQTCPFCIRAKMLLWWKGVNYTEYKIDGDENARSQMAERANGRRSVPQIFINDQHIGGCDDLYELDGKAQLDPLLVQPAGA, from the coding sequence ATGTTTAACTTTTTAAATCCCTTACTGGGTCGTCATCCCGAACGGATCAAAGCTAACGTGGAAATCTATACTTGGCAAACTTGCCCTTTCTGCATTCGAGCGAAGATGCTGTTGTGGTGGAAAGGGGTTAACTACACTGAATATAAGATTGACGGCGATGAGAACGCTAGAAGCCAAATGGCCGAACGCGCTAATGGTCGGCGTAGCGTTCCCCAGATTTTTATTAATGATCAGCATATTGGGGGCTGTGACGACCTGTATGAACTCGATGGTAAAGCCCAACTCGATCCGCTGCTGGTTCAACCTGCGGGTGCATAG
- the tadA gene encoding tRNA adenosine(34) deaminase TadA: MLDNPIYLKHRDWMNRAIALAQAAGDAGEIPVGAVIVDAQGNAIAQTANRKERDRDPTAHAELLAIRQAAQTLQDWHLNQCTLYVTLEPCPMCAGAIIHARLKLLVYGADDPKTGAIRSVLNLPDSPASNHRLQVLSGINESACQDQLQAWFQQKRKNSAE; encoded by the coding sequence TTGTTGGATAACCCAATTTACCTTAAACATCGCGATTGGATGAACCGAGCGATCGCCCTGGCTCAAGCTGCTGGGGACGCCGGAGAAATTCCCGTGGGTGCGGTTATTGTGGATGCTCAAGGAAATGCGATCGCGCAAACTGCAAACCGCAAAGAACGCGATCGCGATCCGACCGCCCACGCCGAATTACTCGCCATTCGCCAAGCCGCCCAAACGCTGCAAGATTGGCACCTCAATCAATGCACCCTCTACGTCACCCTAGAACCCTGTCCCATGTGCGCTGGAGCTATTATTCACGCCCGCCTCAAACTACTGGTGTATGGCGCAGATGACCCCAAAACCGGAGCAATTCGCAGCGTCCTCAACCTCCCCGATAGCCCCGCATCCAATCACCGCCTGCAAGTCCTATCCGGAATCAACGAATCCGCCTGTCAAGACCAACTCCAAGCCTGGTTTCAGCAAAAACGCAAAAACAGTGCTGAGTAG
- a CDS encoding 1-acyl-sn-glycerol-3-phosphate acyltransferase: protein MIQLNFSSLISEPSKAIQARPVSSKVSPWLATILYPLGRHVVLPSFFGRLEVIGQEHLLQDESPLILAPTHRSRWDALVVPYVAGRDITGRHLRFMVSADEVKGIQGWFIRRFGGFPVDPQHPGISSLRHSVEILQARETLVIFPEGNIFRDRELHPLKPGLARLALQAESSQPNLGLKIIPIHISYSNPVPHWGCDVTVQIGTPIRAAHYRNGPTKQEATRLMADLTAALSQLGQRGSVLDS from the coding sequence ATGATTCAGCTTAATTTCTCTTCCCTGATTTCAGAACCTAGTAAAGCCATCCAAGCTAGGCCAGTCAGTTCTAAAGTTTCTCCGTGGCTGGCGACGATTTTGTATCCCTTGGGGCGTCATGTCGTTTTACCGTCCTTTTTTGGTCGCCTAGAGGTGATTGGACAGGAGCATTTGTTACAAGATGAGAGTCCTTTGATTTTGGCTCCGACCCATCGTTCCCGCTGGGATGCGCTAGTGGTTCCCTATGTGGCGGGTCGGGATATTACGGGTCGTCATTTGCGGTTTATGGTTTCCGCCGATGAGGTGAAGGGAATCCAAGGGTGGTTTATTCGGCGGTTTGGAGGATTTCCGGTCGATCCGCAACATCCGGGAATTTCTAGCTTGCGCCATAGCGTTGAGATTCTGCAAGCAAGAGAAACGCTGGTGATTTTCCCGGAGGGGAATATTTTTCGCGATCGCGAATTGCATCCCTTAAAACCCGGTTTAGCACGCCTTGCTCTGCAAGCCGAATCTAGCCAGCCAAACCTGGGTCTAAAAATTATTCCCATTCATATTTCCTATAGCAATCCCGTTCCCCACTGGGGATGCGATGTGACGGTGCAGATTGGAACCCCCATTCGGGCCGCTCATTATCGAAACGGCCCGACTAAACAAGAAGCTACGCGTTTAATGGCAGATTTAACCGCCGCACTGTCTCAACTGGGTCAACGCGGGAGCGTATTGGACAGTTGA
- a CDS encoding HhoA/HhoB/HtrA family serine endopeptidase has product MSVKTKQFLRGFRNWRQLGTHLMAIALGAAIALSAFQVAPSNASPVNASPTVALQIPQSGRNFVTAAVNQVGPAVVRIDTERTVTRSLPDPFFDDPFFQRFFGDNFPQRFEQEQRQRGQGSGFIINRNGTLITNAHVVNRADRVTVTLKDGRQFQGQVLGTDDITDLALVQIQGAGGDLPAASLGDSEQVQVGDWAIAVGNPLGLDNTVTLGIISTLNRSSSEVGVPDKRLDFIQTDAAINPGNSGGPLLNEQGEVIGINTAIRANAMGIGFAIPINKAKSIAEQLARGEQVSHPYIGVQIANLTPQLAQENNSNPNAPFEVPEVTGVLVVRVMPNTPAAEAGLRRGDVITQINGTTVTTADQLQRIIDRSGVGKSLPITVRRGSQTLQLAVRTAQLSNTLPR; this is encoded by the coding sequence ATGAGTGTGAAAACTAAGCAGTTCCTACGAGGCTTTCGCAATTGGCGTCAATTGGGGACTCATCTGATGGCGATCGCTCTGGGTGCTGCGATCGCGCTAAGTGCGTTCCAAGTCGCGCCCTCCAATGCAAGTCCCGTCAACGCTTCCCCAACCGTTGCCTTACAAATTCCCCAATCTGGACGCAACTTCGTCACAGCCGCCGTTAATCAAGTCGGCCCGGCAGTCGTGAGAATTGATACCGAGCGCACCGTAACCCGCAGCCTTCCCGATCCCTTCTTTGACGATCCCTTCTTTCAGCGCTTTTTTGGCGATAACTTCCCGCAGCGCTTCGAGCAAGAACAACGACAGCGCGGTCAAGGCTCTGGGTTTATCATCAACCGTAACGGCACCCTAATCACCAACGCCCATGTCGTCAACCGAGCCGATCGCGTCACCGTCACCCTCAAAGACGGACGGCAATTTCAAGGGCAAGTTTTAGGGACTGATGACATTACCGATTTAGCCCTAGTGCAAATTCAAGGCGCAGGGGGCGATCTTCCCGCTGCCAGTTTAGGCGATTCCGAACAGGTTCAAGTCGGCGATTGGGCGATCGCAGTCGGCAACCCCCTGGGTTTAGACAACACCGTCACCCTCGGCATCATCAGCACCCTAAACCGTTCCTCCTCCGAAGTGGGCGTTCCCGATAAGCGCCTAGACTTCATCCAAACCGACGCCGCCATCAATCCCGGTAACTCCGGCGGCCCCTTACTCAACGAACAGGGAGAAGTCATTGGCATTAACACCGCCATTCGAGCGAATGCAATGGGGATTGGGTTTGCCATTCCCATCAACAAAGCCAAATCCATCGCCGAGCAACTCGCACGCGGCGAACAAGTCTCGCATCCTTATATTGGCGTCCAAATTGCTAACCTCACTCCCCAACTCGCTCAAGAGAACAACAGCAACCCCAACGCCCCCTTTGAAGTTCCCGAAGTGACGGGCGTCTTAGTGGTGCGCGTCATGCCCAATACCCCAGCAGCAGAAGCCGGATTGCGTCGCGGCGATGTCATTACCCAAATTAACGGCACAACCGTCACCACCGCCGATCAATTGCAGAGAATCATCGATCGCAGCGGCGTGGGTAAATCTCTACCCATAACCGTCAGACGGGGTAGCCAAACCCTTCAGCTTGCAGTCAGAACTGCTCAACTGTCCAATACGCTCCCGCGTTGA